The Harpia harpyja isolate bHarHar1 chromosome 13, bHarHar1 primary haplotype, whole genome shotgun sequence genome contains a region encoding:
- the KIF25 gene encoding kinesin-like protein KIF25 isoform X2, translating to MRARSGLDPGSVWAQRLGQLERRLRTKEERIVVLETENAALHLKLAEYQGLAGRSTNEVLQLYSAHGQQQKLQRSSVVTQLHGAIKRLKQDLKSLRSFALELSKDFQRQSKTYLYQVLTAVQGIQLQNEAMQMFQIKAFDLEQSLQEVTERYEKEKQKRRALHNSLVELRGNIRVHCRIRPLLPFDTAAGHSVSQDRQRNSSEKVAYAADDETVLVKCSRPGHASINKTFQFERVYSPSESQDTVFADVAPLLTSLLDGYNVCIMAYGQTGSGKTYTMLGPQLEENFAYSIEDASELGIIPRATQEVFRLISEKPPGSYWVEVSVVEVYNNEIFDLLAKDSCGKVFGVKRDVVTTREGKSDVPLLTYETVENASEFLHLVNKGLQLRVRHPTLVHAHSSRSHLVVTLTITTIVSGDNFGTSWEDEQTSQRLNKEVSCTFPQKMRENKSTSSSRASSPAQLEATEKMKQVKTRLQLVDLAGSECVGMSGVTGAALRETSFINRSLSALADVLGAIAEQRSHVPYRNSKLTHLLQDSVGGDAKLLVMLCISPDQKYLTESMQSLGFGTRARQVQRGQVKKKSFPMPSKAK from the exons tatcaAGGGTTGGCTGGAAGAAGCACTAATGAAGTATTGCAGCTCTACTCTGCTCATGGCCAGCAGCAGAAATTGCAGAGGAGTTCTGTTGTAACCCAGCTGCATGGAGCAATAAAG AGGCTTAAGCAAGACCTGAAGAGCCTCCGTTCATTTGCTCTTGAGCTTTCAAAAGACTTTCAGCGTCAAAGCAAGACTTACCTTTACCAAGTTTTGACAGCAGTCCAAGGGATACAGCTGCAAAATGAAGCAATGCAAA TGTTTCAGATAAAAGCTTTTGATCTTGAGCAGTCTCTACAAGAGGTGACGGAGAgatatgagaaagaaaagcaaaagaggagAGCTCTGCATAACAGCTTAGTT GAGCTGAGAGGAAATATCAGAGTCCACTGCAGGATCCGACCATTACTACCTTTTGATACTGCTGCTGGACATTCAGTATCACAAGATAG gcAAAGAAACTCTTCTGAAAAGGTGGCATATGCAGCTGATGAT gAAACCGTCCTTGTAAAGTGTAGCCGTCCTGGTCATGCATCAATAAACAAGACTTTTCAGTTTGAGAG AGTTTACAGTCCTTCAGAGTCTCAAGACACAGTATTTGCGGATGTGGCTCCTTTGCTAACATCTCTCCTGGATGG GTACAATGTGTGTATCATGGCTTATGGGCAGACTGGAAGTGGGAAGACATACACAATGTTGGGACCACAGTTAGAGGAGAACTTTGCATACTCCATAGAAGATGCATCAGAACTTGGAATTATTCCTCGAGCTACCCAAGAAGTCTTCAG gcttatttcagaaaagccaccaggaagttactgggtTGAGGTTTCTGTTGTAGAAGTGTATAATAATGAAATTTTTGATCTTCTGGCCAAAGACAGTTGTGGAAAAGTATTTGGCGTCAAACGTGATGTTGTCACAACCAGAGAAGGAAAGAGCGATGTTCCATTGCTTACATATGA GACTGTTGAAAATGCATCTGAATTTTTGCATCTAGTCAACAAAGGCCTACAGCTGAGAGTCAGGCACCCAACACTGGTGCACGCTCACTCCTCTCGTTCTCATCTGGTAGTTACATTGACCATAACCACAATTGTCTCTGGAGATAACTTTG GTACTTCATGGGAAGATGAACAAACCAGTCAGAGGCTAAACAAAGAGGTTTCCTGCACCTTTCCacaaaaaatgagagagaataaATCCACCTCTTCTTCTAGAGCCTCTTCACCAGCACAACTTGAAGCAACTGAGAAAATGAAGCAAGTCAAAACCAGATTGCAGCTGGTGGACCTGGCTGGTAGCGAGTGTGTCG GTATGTCTGGAGTGACAGGTGCAGCACTGCGAGAGACATCATTTATTAACCGCAGCTTGTCTGCCCTAGCAGATGTTCTTGGAGCAATAGCAGAACAGCGATCTCATGTACCGTATCGAAACAGCAAACTTACGCATCTGCTTCAGGACTCCGTAG gAGGTGATGCTAAACTGTTGGTGATGCTGTGCATCTCTCCTGACCAGAAGTACTTAACAGAATCAATGCAGTCTCTGGGATTTGGAACTCGTGCTCGGCAAGTTCAGAGAGGacaagtcaagaaaaaaagtttcccaaTGCcgagtaaagcaaaataa
- the KIF25 gene encoding kinesin-like protein KIF25 isoform X3: MQRRFLSGVEKRKNWVRRLFPTLPVCWHLRAVLLLEKVFQIKAFDLEQSLQEVTERYEKEKQKRRALHNSLVELRGNIRVHCRIRPLLPFDTAAGHSVSQDRQRNSSEKVAYAADDETVLVKCSRPGHASINKTFQFERVYSPSESQDTVFADVAPLLTSLLDGYNVCIMAYGQTGSGKTYTMLGPQLEENFAYSIEDASELGIIPRATQEVFRLISEKPPGSYWVEVSVVEVYNNEIFDLLAKDSCGKVFGVKRDVVTTREGKSDVPLLTYETVENASEFLHLVNKGLQLRVRHPTLVHAHSSRSHLVVTLTITTIVSGDNFGTSWEDEQTSQRLNKEVSCTFPQKMRENKSTSSSRASSPAQLEATEKMKQVKTRLQLVDLAGSECVGMSGVTGAALRETSFINRSLSALADVLGAIAEQRSHVPYRNSKLTHLLQDSVGGDAKLLVMLCISPDQKYLTESMQSLGFGTRARQVQRGQVKKKSFPMPSKAK; the protein is encoded by the exons ATGCAAA GACGCTTTCTCTCTGgggtggagaagaggaaaaattggGTCAGGCGCTTATTTCCCACTTTGCCAGTATGCTGGCACCTACGTGCTGTGCTCCTCTTAGAGAAAG TGTTTCAGATAAAAGCTTTTGATCTTGAGCAGTCTCTACAAGAGGTGACGGAGAgatatgagaaagaaaagcaaaagaggagAGCTCTGCATAACAGCTTAGTT GAGCTGAGAGGAAATATCAGAGTCCACTGCAGGATCCGACCATTACTACCTTTTGATACTGCTGCTGGACATTCAGTATCACAAGATAG gcAAAGAAACTCTTCTGAAAAGGTGGCATATGCAGCTGATGAT gAAACCGTCCTTGTAAAGTGTAGCCGTCCTGGTCATGCATCAATAAACAAGACTTTTCAGTTTGAGAG AGTTTACAGTCCTTCAGAGTCTCAAGACACAGTATTTGCGGATGTGGCTCCTTTGCTAACATCTCTCCTGGATGG GTACAATGTGTGTATCATGGCTTATGGGCAGACTGGAAGTGGGAAGACATACACAATGTTGGGACCACAGTTAGAGGAGAACTTTGCATACTCCATAGAAGATGCATCAGAACTTGGAATTATTCCTCGAGCTACCCAAGAAGTCTTCAG gcttatttcagaaaagccaccaggaagttactgggtTGAGGTTTCTGTTGTAGAAGTGTATAATAATGAAATTTTTGATCTTCTGGCCAAAGACAGTTGTGGAAAAGTATTTGGCGTCAAACGTGATGTTGTCACAACCAGAGAAGGAAAGAGCGATGTTCCATTGCTTACATATGA GACTGTTGAAAATGCATCTGAATTTTTGCATCTAGTCAACAAAGGCCTACAGCTGAGAGTCAGGCACCCAACACTGGTGCACGCTCACTCCTCTCGTTCTCATCTGGTAGTTACATTGACCATAACCACAATTGTCTCTGGAGATAACTTTG GTACTTCATGGGAAGATGAACAAACCAGTCAGAGGCTAAACAAAGAGGTTTCCTGCACCTTTCCacaaaaaatgagagagaataaATCCACCTCTTCTTCTAGAGCCTCTTCACCAGCACAACTTGAAGCAACTGAGAAAATGAAGCAAGTCAAAACCAGATTGCAGCTGGTGGACCTGGCTGGTAGCGAGTGTGTCG GTATGTCTGGAGTGACAGGTGCAGCACTGCGAGAGACATCATTTATTAACCGCAGCTTGTCTGCCCTAGCAGATGTTCTTGGAGCAATAGCAGAACAGCGATCTCATGTACCGTATCGAAACAGCAAACTTACGCATCTGCTTCAGGACTCCGTAG gAGGTGATGCTAAACTGTTGGTGATGCTGTGCATCTCTCCTGACCAGAAGTACTTAACAGAATCAATGCAGTCTCTGGGATTTGGAACTCGTGCTCGGCAAGTTCAGAGAGGacaagtcaagaaaaaaagtttcccaaTGCcgagtaaagcaaaataa
- the KIF25 gene encoding kinesin-like protein KIF25 isoform X1, with amino-acid sequence MRARSGLDPGSVWAQRLGQLERRLRTKEERIVVLETENAALHLKLAEYQGLAGRSTNEVLQLYSAHGQQQKLQRSSVVTQLHGAIKRLKQDLKSLRSFALELSKDFQRQSKTYLYQVLTAVQGIQLQNEAMQRRFLSGVEKRKNWVRRLFPTLPVCWHLRAVLLLEKVFQIKAFDLEQSLQEVTERYEKEKQKRRALHNSLVELRGNIRVHCRIRPLLPFDTAAGHSVSQDRQRNSSEKVAYAADDETVLVKCSRPGHASINKTFQFERVYSPSESQDTVFADVAPLLTSLLDGYNVCIMAYGQTGSGKTYTMLGPQLEENFAYSIEDASELGIIPRATQEVFRLISEKPPGSYWVEVSVVEVYNNEIFDLLAKDSCGKVFGVKRDVVTTREGKSDVPLLTYETVENASEFLHLVNKGLQLRVRHPTLVHAHSSRSHLVVTLTITTIVSGDNFGTSWEDEQTSQRLNKEVSCTFPQKMRENKSTSSSRASSPAQLEATEKMKQVKTRLQLVDLAGSECVGMSGVTGAALRETSFINRSLSALADVLGAIAEQRSHVPYRNSKLTHLLQDSVGGDAKLLVMLCISPDQKYLTESMQSLGFGTRARQVQRGQVKKKSFPMPSKAK; translated from the exons tatcaAGGGTTGGCTGGAAGAAGCACTAATGAAGTATTGCAGCTCTACTCTGCTCATGGCCAGCAGCAGAAATTGCAGAGGAGTTCTGTTGTAACCCAGCTGCATGGAGCAATAAAG AGGCTTAAGCAAGACCTGAAGAGCCTCCGTTCATTTGCTCTTGAGCTTTCAAAAGACTTTCAGCGTCAAAGCAAGACTTACCTTTACCAAGTTTTGACAGCAGTCCAAGGGATACAGCTGCAAAATGAAGCAATGCAAA GACGCTTTCTCTCTGgggtggagaagaggaaaaattggGTCAGGCGCTTATTTCCCACTTTGCCAGTATGCTGGCACCTACGTGCTGTGCTCCTCTTAGAGAAAG TGTTTCAGATAAAAGCTTTTGATCTTGAGCAGTCTCTACAAGAGGTGACGGAGAgatatgagaaagaaaagcaaaagaggagAGCTCTGCATAACAGCTTAGTT GAGCTGAGAGGAAATATCAGAGTCCACTGCAGGATCCGACCATTACTACCTTTTGATACTGCTGCTGGACATTCAGTATCACAAGATAG gcAAAGAAACTCTTCTGAAAAGGTGGCATATGCAGCTGATGAT gAAACCGTCCTTGTAAAGTGTAGCCGTCCTGGTCATGCATCAATAAACAAGACTTTTCAGTTTGAGAG AGTTTACAGTCCTTCAGAGTCTCAAGACACAGTATTTGCGGATGTGGCTCCTTTGCTAACATCTCTCCTGGATGG GTACAATGTGTGTATCATGGCTTATGGGCAGACTGGAAGTGGGAAGACATACACAATGTTGGGACCACAGTTAGAGGAGAACTTTGCATACTCCATAGAAGATGCATCAGAACTTGGAATTATTCCTCGAGCTACCCAAGAAGTCTTCAG gcttatttcagaaaagccaccaggaagttactgggtTGAGGTTTCTGTTGTAGAAGTGTATAATAATGAAATTTTTGATCTTCTGGCCAAAGACAGTTGTGGAAAAGTATTTGGCGTCAAACGTGATGTTGTCACAACCAGAGAAGGAAAGAGCGATGTTCCATTGCTTACATATGA GACTGTTGAAAATGCATCTGAATTTTTGCATCTAGTCAACAAAGGCCTACAGCTGAGAGTCAGGCACCCAACACTGGTGCACGCTCACTCCTCTCGTTCTCATCTGGTAGTTACATTGACCATAACCACAATTGTCTCTGGAGATAACTTTG GTACTTCATGGGAAGATGAACAAACCAGTCAGAGGCTAAACAAAGAGGTTTCCTGCACCTTTCCacaaaaaatgagagagaataaATCCACCTCTTCTTCTAGAGCCTCTTCACCAGCACAACTTGAAGCAACTGAGAAAATGAAGCAAGTCAAAACCAGATTGCAGCTGGTGGACCTGGCTGGTAGCGAGTGTGTCG GTATGTCTGGAGTGACAGGTGCAGCACTGCGAGAGACATCATTTATTAACCGCAGCTTGTCTGCCCTAGCAGATGTTCTTGGAGCAATAGCAGAACAGCGATCTCATGTACCGTATCGAAACAGCAAACTTACGCATCTGCTTCAGGACTCCGTAG gAGGTGATGCTAAACTGTTGGTGATGCTGTGCATCTCTCCTGACCAGAAGTACTTAACAGAATCAATGCAGTCTCTGGGATTTGGAACTCGTGCTCGGCAAGTTCAGAGAGGacaagtcaagaaaaaaagtttcccaaTGCcgagtaaagcaaaataa